A region of Argentina anserina chromosome 5, drPotAnse1.1, whole genome shotgun sequence DNA encodes the following proteins:
- the LOC126795689 gene encoding LOW QUALITY PROTEIN: probable 3-hydroxyisobutyrate dehydrogenase-like 3, mitochondrial (The sequence of the model RefSeq protein was modified relative to this genomic sequence to represent the inferred CDS: inserted 6 bases in 5 codons): protein MGQAGLVSALLTSPKGSPYPDPISPAKTRIGWIGIGVLRAVMASRLISAGYSLTVYARTPSKASPLQSLGTHLALSPXFTMLGHPSDVRSNYLAPHALLSGFRPNSITVDMTSSXPTLARDVSAAARAVGCLSVDAPVSGGXIGAMECKLAVLAGGDAAVVEWLAPLFDIXGKVTYLGPAGSGQSCKIGNQIIVGVNLLGXSEGLVFAERAGLDVRRFMEAVRGGAAGSKVMGLFGERMIERDFRLGGFAEYMVKDMGMGVDVVEEGEDANVVVLPGAALGKQLFSGMVANGDGKLGTQGLITAIERLNGK from the exons ATGGGTCAGGCCGGTCTCGTCTCGGCCctgttgacgagccctaaggGGAGTCCTTACCCAGACCCCATATCTCCGGCCAAAACCCGCATCGGCTGGATCGGCATCGGCGTCTTGCGAGCCGTTATGGCCTCCCGCCTCATCTCTGCCGGCTACTCCCTCACCGTCTACGCTCGCACTCCTTCCAAAGCCAGCCCCCTCCAATCCCTCGGCACCCACCTCGCCCTGTCCCC TTTCACCATGCTCGGCCACCCCTCCGACGTCCGCTCCAACTACCTCGCCCCACACGCTCTACTCTCCGGCTTCCGCCCCAACTCCATCACCGTCGACATGACCAGCA CACCCACCCTCGCGCGTGACGTTTCTGCCGCCGCACGCGCCGTCGGCTGCTTGTCCGTCGACGCGCCCGTGTCCGGCG ACATCGGGGCCATGGAGTGCAAGCTTGCTGTACTGGCCGGCGGGGATGCGGCGGTGGTGGAGTGGCTGGCGCCGTTGTTTGATA ATGGGAAGGTGACTTATTTGGGTCCGGCTGGCTCCGGCCAGAGCTGTAAAATTGGAAATCAGATCATTGTGGGGGTGAATTTGCTTG TGAGTGAAGGGTTGGTGTTTGCGGAGCGGGCCGGGTTGGATGTCAGGCGGTTTATGGAGGCGGTGAGGGGTGGCGCGGCGGGGTCGAAAGTAATGGGGTTGTTTGGGGAGAGGATGATTGAGAGGGACTTCAGGTTGGGTGGTTTTGCGGAGTATATGGTGAAGGATATGGGGATGGGGGTGGATGTTGTTGAGGAAGGTGAGGATGCGAATGTAGTAGTGTTGCCGGGTGCTGCATTGGGCAAGCAGTTGTTTTCAGGTATGGTGGCTAATGGGGATGGGAAGCTTGGAACGCAAGGTCTTATCACCGCCATTGAGAGGCTCAATGGGAAGTGA